From Haloglomus litoreum, the proteins below share one genomic window:
- the folP gene encoding dihydropteroate synthase: MDYHEAANFLFDLRRYSPRAGVASTERLLGHLDDPHADLLPVQVAGSNGKGSTARMVERSLREAGLDVGLYTSPHLDDLRERILVNDRRMRKGSVCEFVDATEEYITERAGAGESPTFFETVTAMALWEFARADVDVAVLEVGIGGKHDATSVVDPVASAVTSVTLEHADVLGDTAAEIARDKAHVAPSDRPLVTGATGEALAAVHEVADERGGVLTVGAADAADAADDRDEAPDVTVDYHGREGVEGAVTLAGPDWSLDARLALLGAHQARNAGVAAALVRQTLHALEGGSAGNEMVDPDTALRSGLRNAHWPGRFEILSRDPLVVLDGAHNPGGCRSVAETLAEFDGEFDDLHLVVGAMADKDHAGMAAALPPGEVWTCRPDVDRAEASDALAAAFEAVDEGANDGAGDGGSRHAPIHRKGNVPGALAAALDAAGEDDAVLVTGSLYTVAEARTRWTRLHVPKRVDDLPTAEAVLRDANVTDPGVWRMRGKAVHRTIRTRVRVRQAEYLKQEMLSLGGECATSGLSRQDEEPADVVLSGTLAQFNRLLEKLDGQPYGLSQLGDQLRRRLGIRTDPDTAARERGYPWADGTAVMGILNVTPDSFHDGGEYDAVEDAVARAEAMVEAGADIVDVGGESTRPGADPVPAAAERDRVVPVIERIADLDAMVSIDTRKASVAAAALDAGADLLNDVSGLADPAMRLLAAERDVPVVVMHSVNAPVDPDVEVAYDDVVEDTLAGLVERVLLAETAGLDRSQILVDPGLGFGKSRHENFELLGRIGEFRALGCPVLVGHSHKSMFGLVGADEDERLAPTVAATALAAARGADVVRVHDVAENVAAVRTIEAADQPDDG, translated from the coding sequence CCACCTCGACGACCCGCACGCGGACCTGCTCCCCGTACAGGTGGCCGGCTCGAACGGGAAGGGCTCGACCGCGCGGATGGTCGAGCGCTCGCTCCGCGAGGCCGGCCTCGACGTGGGACTGTACACCTCCCCCCACCTGGACGACCTCCGCGAGCGGATCCTCGTGAACGACCGCCGGATGCGGAAGGGTTCGGTCTGCGAGTTCGTCGACGCCACGGAGGAGTACATCACCGAGCGGGCGGGCGCGGGCGAGTCGCCGACCTTCTTCGAGACGGTGACCGCGATGGCGCTGTGGGAGTTCGCCCGCGCCGACGTGGACGTCGCCGTGCTCGAGGTCGGCATCGGCGGGAAACACGACGCCACGAGCGTCGTCGACCCGGTCGCGAGCGCAGTCACGAGTGTCACGCTCGAACACGCCGACGTGCTGGGTGACACGGCGGCCGAGATCGCCCGCGACAAGGCCCACGTCGCGCCGAGCGACCGGCCCCTCGTCACGGGCGCGACGGGCGAGGCGCTCGCGGCCGTCCACGAGGTGGCCGACGAGCGCGGCGGCGTGCTGACGGTCGGGGCGGCGGACGCGGCCGACGCTGCGGACGACCGCGACGAAGCGCCGGACGTGACCGTCGACTATCACGGCCGCGAGGGCGTCGAGGGGGCCGTCACACTGGCGGGGCCGGACTGGTCGCTGGATGCGCGACTCGCGCTGCTGGGCGCGCATCAGGCCCGGAACGCGGGCGTGGCGGCGGCGCTCGTCCGACAGACGCTCCACGCGCTGGAGGGCGGGTCGGCCGGGAACGAGATGGTCGACCCCGACACCGCACTCCGGAGCGGTCTCCGGAACGCGCACTGGCCCGGCCGGTTCGAGATCCTCTCGCGGGACCCGCTGGTCGTCCTCGACGGCGCCCACAACCCCGGCGGCTGCAGGTCGGTCGCCGAGACGCTCGCCGAGTTCGACGGCGAGTTCGACGACCTGCACCTCGTCGTCGGCGCGATGGCCGACAAGGACCACGCCGGGATGGCCGCCGCACTCCCGCCGGGCGAGGTGTGGACCTGCCGGCCCGACGTGGACCGGGCGGAGGCGTCGGACGCGCTCGCCGCCGCGTTCGAGGCTGTGGACGAGGGGGCGAACGACGGCGCGGGGGACGGCGGGAGCCGCCACGCCCCCATCCACCGGAAGGGGAACGTCCCCGGCGCGCTCGCGGCGGCGCTCGACGCCGCCGGCGAGGACGACGCCGTCCTCGTCACGGGGTCGCTGTACACCGTCGCGGAGGCCCGGACCCGCTGGACCCGGCTCCACGTCCCGAAACGGGTCGACGACCTCCCGACCGCCGAGGCCGTGCTCCGGGACGCGAACGTCACCGACCCGGGCGTCTGGCGGATGCGCGGGAAGGCGGTCCATCGGACGATACGGACGCGGGTTCGGGTCCGGCAGGCCGAGTACCTCAAGCAGGAGATGCTCTCGCTGGGCGGGGAGTGCGCCACGTCGGGGCTCTCCCGGCAGGACGAGGAACCCGCCGACGTCGTTCTCTCGGGGACCCTCGCGCAGTTCAACCGGCTCCTCGAGAAACTGGACGGACAGCCGTACGGGCTCTCCCAGCTGGGCGACCAGCTGCGACGGCGCCTCGGCATCCGGACGGACCCCGACACCGCCGCGCGCGAGCGCGGCTACCCCTGGGCCGACGGCACCGCCGTCATGGGCATCCTGAACGTCACCCCCGACTCGTTCCACGACGGCGGCGAGTACGACGCCGTCGAGGACGCCGTCGCGCGGGCCGAGGCGATGGTCGAGGCGGGCGCCGACATCGTCGACGTGGGCGGCGAGTCGACCCGGCCGGGCGCAGACCCCGTCCCGGCCGCGGCGGAGCGCGACCGGGTCGTCCCCGTCATCGAGCGCATCGCCGACCTGGACGCGATGGTGAGCATCGACACGCGGAAGGCCTCGGTCGCGGCGGCCGCGCTCGACGCCGGCGCCGACCTCCTGAACGACGTCTCCGGGCTGGCGGACCCGGCGATGCGCCTGCTCGCCGCGGAGCGCGACGTGCCGGTCGTCGTGATGCACTCGGTGAACGCACCCGTCGACCCGGACGTCGAGGTCGCGTACGACGACGTGGTCGAGGACACGCTCGCGGGACTGGTCGAGCGCGTGCTGCTGGCGGAGACGGCCGGTCTCGACCGCTCGCAGATCCTCGTCGACCCCGGGCTGGGCTTCGGGAAGTCACGCCACGAGAACTTCGAGCTGCTGGGCCGCATCGGCGAGTTCCGCGCCCTGGGCTGTCCGGTCCTCGTCGGCCACTCGCACAAGTCGATGTTCGGGCTCGTCGGCGCCGACGAGGACGAGCGGCTGGCGCCGACCGTCGCGGCGACGGCGCTGGCGGCCGCCCGCGGTGCCGACGTGGTCCGGGTCCACGACGTGGCCGAGAACGTCGCCGCCGTCCGGACCATCGAGGCCGCCGACCAGCCCGACGACGGCTGA